A stretch of the Rhizomicrobium sp. genome encodes the following:
- a CDS encoding amidohydrolase family protein, protein MKLRPLLLAASLLAAPASAQSIAIVHAHILSEGAAGEIPSGTLVLKDGKIAALGAGLAVPAGAIVIDAKGGPVTPGFIAPDAQLGLVEVGQEPSTVDLVNYNDQLSAAFDVEYGLNPYSVPIRAARLGGITRAIATPGYADERPGFHPPPGRQFLFAGQAAAIHLGAAEDILVKPKVAMVLALGESGSARAGGARGAAIGQLETVFDDVRWYEGHRNAYNNGASRALSLSRADLEALVPVVHGTTPVLIYVHRASDIHEVLRLAQRERLRVILDGAEEGWKVAGEIAAAHVPVILGPLDDLPATFESIGATLDNAAALRKAGVLIAFHSSAGGSFRIRELRYDAGVAVAHGLSHADALAAITINPARIFGLDEQVGSLDPGKEGDVVVWSGDPFEPYSQPVAIFIRGRQQSLGSRADDLAARYRTRPAGGYPPQYR, encoded by the coding sequence GTGAAGCTCCGTCCGTTGCTGCTCGCAGCCAGTCTTCTTGCCGCGCCCGCCTCCGCGCAGAGCATCGCGATCGTCCATGCGCACATCCTCAGCGAAGGCGCGGCCGGAGAGATCCCGTCGGGCACGTTGGTCCTGAAGGATGGCAAGATCGCCGCGCTGGGCGCCGGCCTTGCCGTGCCCGCTGGTGCCATCGTGATCGATGCCAAAGGCGGACCGGTCACGCCCGGATTTATCGCGCCGGATGCGCAATTGGGGCTGGTGGAAGTCGGGCAGGAACCGTCGACCGTGGACCTGGTCAATTACAACGACCAGCTGAGCGCGGCGTTCGACGTCGAATACGGCCTCAATCCCTATTCGGTGCCCATTCGCGCGGCGCGGCTCGGCGGCATCACCCGCGCCATCGCGACCCCGGGCTATGCCGATGAGCGGCCCGGATTTCATCCGCCGCCCGGCCGCCAGTTCCTGTTCGCCGGTCAGGCGGCGGCCATCCATCTGGGTGCGGCGGAAGACATTCTGGTCAAGCCGAAGGTCGCGATGGTGTTGGCGCTGGGCGAGTCCGGTTCGGCCCGGGCGGGCGGCGCGCGGGGTGCCGCGATCGGCCAGCTCGAAACCGTGTTCGACGACGTTCGCTGGTACGAAGGCCACCGGAATGCCTATAACAATGGGGCATCGCGCGCGCTTTCCCTGTCGCGCGCCGATCTCGAAGCGCTGGTTCCGGTGGTGCACGGAACCACGCCTGTCCTGATCTACGTGCATCGCGCGTCCGACATCCACGAAGTTCTCAGATTGGCGCAGCGCGAGAGGCTAAGAGTCATTCTGGATGGTGCCGAGGAGGGCTGGAAGGTGGCTGGCGAGATCGCCGCCGCCCATGTGCCCGTCATTCTCGGACCGTTGGACGATTTGCCGGCGACCTTCGAATCCATCGGCGCGACGCTGGACAACGCCGCGGCGCTGCGGAAAGCCGGCGTCCTGATCGCCTTTCACAGCAGCGCCGGCGGCAGTTTCCGTATCCGCGAGCTTCGCTACGATGCCGGCGTTGCGGTGGCCCACGGCCTTTCGCATGCCGATGCCTTGGCTGCCATCACCATCAACCCGGCGCGCATCTTCGGCCTTGACGAACAGGTAGGTTCGCTCGATCCGGGAAAGGAGGGCGACGTCGTGGTGTGGAGCGGCGATCCATTCGAACCCTATTCCCAGCCGGTTGCGATCTTCATTCGCGGCCGGCAGCAATCGCTCGGGAGCCGCGCGGACGACTTGGCCGCACGCTACCGCACGAGACCGGCCGGCGGCTATCCGCCGCAATACCGCTAG
- a CDS encoding DUF6603 domain-containing protein yields the protein MSFGFCFSVHLCVGDVAVPLLSELVADTADAADGTSAGFLFRLDLKHTCGPLQFNLGDLIGLVEQQLGAGVGSLRNAPGIGDIASAFSDFLDAEAFTSDNALLVQVKAFEISSSATKKLFNISVEVESADPTQGAIPLPAPLVRWLAIDNLAIAFKATDTVAGGAATAVNLQVGLNALLAGVPVALAATVDKTGDGSTFTFDGSVQSAIVPLGEFLALVASQFGVTVQLPPELNLDAAIDYVVGQVVHTAPSSGTSSTQFGAAAKFGLTVDGNGYTMICFAATAPAAPSDTSGLFAVGATFAPSEGALRLSSLPLVGDVPGFGQLTLDRLGFTYSSVPVGGTPVAFAIPQVAAASNPLYTRSDASAPEASTYAIIGGTTLGAPGAGFSLTASLLDPSGNPLGTFALPLSLPAATPPADPALPVPYSATNTSSPASPVHWIRIGKSFGPVTLQQIGLDYDASGRATFGLVAAFALGGFSLDLDGLTVVFPLPLPGASVGSDLSVAFGLQGLSLGFASGPLSIAGGFLRATGAEPGYFGEVSVQVANFGLRAMGGYVPGPPASFFLYGMVDVPLGGPPFLFVTGLAAGFGVNTALVAPTLATLSGYFLLPQNAPLPGATPAATMTTLLPQLQSNFPPQAGAYWVAAGVQFTSFEMIEGFAALTVAFGVDLQFGLIGSCAMSLPLGEPAAYIEIDMAASFGATSGQLSVQGKLSPASYLFGSFCRPTGGFAFNIWTSGANAGHCVVTVGGYNPGFTPPDGYPAVPRLAINFGLGAFQVTGSAYFALLPAMMMGGVAMSATWNSGAVKAWFNAGADFLIAWSPLSYQADAYVALGCALNLGLHTLKVQVGADLQIWGPSFGGQAHVHLDVVSFTVAFGSSAPAQAPPLAWSGFKSSFLPTGSSSPRTGLLRTGRSAATDDTPTTDAGVVLASVPSGLIASGQTAADGTVYDWILDPDTFSLLTSSAVPANCAEWTTNPTAGTVYVIPNTVTSYNVAPAAGDPYLSLPAGTPTYGGVDQDHPDAVWCPDLAIAPMHLNSIQSFHTVTLMTAAGVPVTSVSVQPMLMASSAALWAPDKGAGRQPNDPPMVPFALTGFLISPIPQTPDTLSAIPVSDLLFREDPPQTGFTDGSAAVSTDYEVVGRVSGPPGAASLSIAVSGSASEQLPNVDHVLSSLADSWVAQQRTAILDDLTSNGFATWASAAVDVTAMSTTTALWDWPAVGLLGSI from the coding sequence ATGTCGTTTGGTTTTTGTTTCTCGGTGCATCTGTGCGTCGGCGACGTTGCCGTCCCCTTGCTGTCGGAGCTGGTCGCCGATACGGCGGATGCAGCCGACGGGACATCCGCGGGGTTTCTGTTCCGGCTGGACCTGAAGCACACTTGCGGGCCGCTCCAATTCAACTTGGGCGATCTGATCGGCCTCGTCGAGCAGCAACTGGGTGCCGGAGTCGGCAGCCTGCGCAACGCGCCCGGCATCGGCGACATCGCAAGCGCCTTCTCCGACTTCCTCGACGCGGAGGCGTTCACCTCGGACAACGCGCTGCTGGTCCAGGTGAAGGCATTCGAGATCAGCTCGAGCGCGACGAAAAAGCTCTTCAACATCAGCGTCGAGGTCGAAAGCGCCGATCCCACGCAAGGCGCGATCCCCCTGCCGGCGCCCCTGGTACGCTGGCTCGCCATCGACAACCTGGCCATCGCTTTCAAGGCCACGGACACCGTGGCCGGTGGCGCTGCGACCGCAGTGAACCTGCAGGTCGGACTCAATGCTCTTCTCGCCGGCGTCCCCGTCGCGCTGGCGGCCACCGTCGACAAGACAGGCGACGGCAGCACGTTCACCTTCGACGGCAGCGTGCAGAGCGCAATCGTGCCGCTCGGCGAATTCCTGGCGCTGGTTGCAAGCCAGTTCGGCGTCACGGTCCAGCTGCCGCCGGAGCTGAATCTCGACGCGGCGATCGACTATGTCGTCGGGCAGGTGGTCCACACCGCGCCGTCCTCCGGCACCTCCAGCACGCAGTTCGGCGCGGCGGCGAAGTTCGGCCTGACGGTCGACGGCAACGGCTACACCATGATCTGCTTCGCGGCCACGGCGCCGGCTGCCCCCTCGGATACGTCGGGTCTCTTCGCGGTGGGTGCCACCTTCGCGCCGTCGGAGGGCGCGCTGCGGCTCTCCAGCCTGCCGCTTGTCGGCGACGTCCCCGGCTTCGGCCAACTGACGCTCGACCGGCTCGGCTTCACCTATTCCAGCGTGCCGGTCGGCGGGACACCGGTCGCGTTCGCGATCCCGCAAGTCGCCGCCGCATCCAATCCGCTCTATACGCGCAGCGACGCGAGCGCGCCGGAAGCATCCACCTACGCCATCATCGGCGGCACCACGCTGGGTGCGCCGGGCGCGGGCTTCTCCCTCACGGCCAGCCTGCTGGACCCGTCGGGGAATCCGCTGGGCACCTTCGCCTTGCCGCTTTCGCTGCCGGCGGCAACACCGCCCGCCGATCCGGCGTTGCCGGTTCCCTATTCCGCGACGAACACGTCCAGCCCGGCGAGCCCGGTGCATTGGATCCGGATCGGCAAGAGCTTCGGCCCCGTAACGTTGCAGCAGATCGGCCTGGATTACGATGCGAGCGGCCGCGCGACGTTCGGCTTGGTGGCCGCCTTCGCACTGGGAGGCTTCTCGCTCGACCTCGACGGATTGACCGTCGTGTTTCCGCTGCCGCTGCCCGGCGCCTCTGTCGGGAGCGATCTGTCGGTCGCCTTTGGGCTTCAGGGCCTTTCGCTGGGATTCGCCAGCGGCCCGCTCTCGATCGCCGGCGGCTTTCTGCGCGCCACGGGCGCCGAGCCGGGCTATTTCGGCGAAGTCAGCGTGCAAGTGGCCAATTTCGGTCTTCGGGCGATGGGCGGCTACGTCCCCGGACCGCCGGCGTCCTTCTTTTTATACGGCATGGTGGACGTGCCGTTGGGCGGGCCGCCCTTCCTCTTCGTGACGGGGCTCGCCGCCGGCTTCGGCGTCAACACCGCGCTGGTGGCGCCCACGCTAGCCACCCTGTCGGGCTATTTCCTGCTGCCGCAGAACGCGCCTCTGCCGGGCGCCACGCCCGCCGCGACCATGACCACGCTGCTGCCGCAGCTGCAAAGCAACTTCCCGCCGCAGGCCGGAGCCTATTGGGTCGCGGCGGGGGTCCAGTTCACCTCGTTCGAGATGATCGAGGGCTTTGCAGCCCTGACGGTCGCCTTCGGGGTCGACCTCCAATTCGGGTTGATCGGTAGCTGCGCCATGTCGTTGCCGCTCGGCGAGCCGGCCGCCTATATCGAGATCGACATGGCGGCGTCGTTCGGCGCCACGAGCGGCCAGCTCTCGGTGCAAGGCAAGCTGTCGCCGGCGTCGTATCTCTTCGGCAGCTTCTGCCGGCCGACGGGCGGCTTTGCCTTCAATATCTGGACAAGCGGCGCCAACGCCGGCCACTGCGTTGTGACGGTGGGCGGCTACAATCCCGGATTCACCCCGCCGGACGGCTACCCGGCCGTGCCTCGGCTCGCCATCAATTTCGGCCTTGGGGCCTTCCAGGTCACCGGCTCGGCCTATTTTGCGCTCCTGCCCGCCATGATGATGGGCGGCGTAGCGATGTCGGCTACCTGGAATTCGGGTGCGGTCAAGGCCTGGTTCAATGCCGGCGCCGACTTCCTGATCGCGTGGTCGCCCTTGAGCTATCAGGCCGATGCCTATGTGGCACTGGGCTGTGCGCTCAATCTGGGACTGCACACGCTCAAAGTGCAGGTCGGCGCGGATCTGCAGATTTGGGGTCCGTCATTCGGCGGCCAAGCTCATGTGCATCTGGACGTCGTCTCATTCACCGTTGCGTTCGGCTCCTCGGCTCCCGCGCAGGCGCCGCCTCTGGCTTGGAGCGGGTTCAAATCCTCTTTCCTGCCGACAGGCTCATCGTCGCCCCGGACTGGCCTGCTGAGAACCGGCCGGTCGGCCGCGACGGACGACACGCCGACGACGGACGCCGGCGTCGTACTGGCGAGCGTGCCATCCGGCCTCATCGCGAGCGGCCAGACCGCCGCGGATGGCACGGTCTACGATTGGATCCTGGATCCCGACACGTTCAGCCTCCTGACCAGCAGCGCCGTTCCGGCGAACTGCGCCGAATGGACCACCAACCCTACCGCGGGGACCGTCTACGTCATCCCCAACACCGTCACGAGCTACAACGTCGCGCCGGCGGCGGGCGATCCCTACCTGTCGCTGCCGGCCGGGACGCCGACTTATGGAGGCGTCGACCAAGACCACCCCGACGCCGTCTGGTGCCCTGATCTGGCGATCGCGCCGATGCACCTGAATTCGATTCAAAGCTTCCACACCGTCACGCTGATGACCGCCGCAGGGGTGCCGGTCACGAGCGTCTCGGTCCAGCCCATGCTGATGGCTTCGAGCGCCGCGCTATGGGCACCCGACAAGGGGGCAGGTCGCCAGCCGAACGACCCGCCCATGGTGCCGTTCGCGCTCACGGGCTTCCTGATCAGCCCAATCCCGCAGACGCCGGACACCTTGTCCGCCATCCCGGTATCCGACCTGTTGTTCCGCGAGGATCCGCCGCAGACCGGCTTCACCGATGGCAGCGCGGCGGTATCCACAGACTACGAAGTCGTAGGAAGGGTATCGGGTCCTCCCGGTGCTGCGAGCCTGTCGATCGCGGTGTCCGGCAGCGCGAGCGAGCAGCTCCCCAATGTCGACCACGTCCTGTCCTCGCTCGCCGATTCCTGGGTGGCGCAACAACGGACGGCCATCCTCGACGATCTGACGAGCAACGGCTTCGCGACATGGGCCTCGGCTGCCGTCGATGTGACCGCCATGTCGACGACGACCGCGCTTTGGGATTGGCCCGCCGTGGGCCTGTTGGGGAGCATTTGA